One region of Glycine max cultivar Williams 82 chromosome 9, Glycine_max_v4.0, whole genome shotgun sequence genomic DNA includes:
- the LOC102668145 gene encoding uncharacterized protein, which translates to MVRTRGLRRVLGTGRARDLSQDVAEDVPRRRRPTASARRQRVTQMAEDVAEDVPQLAEDVPDASDGSPERTGVVDAAESDGVASDGIAADDEGFPGGPRDPSVLIGFVDHVAHSIWRGQLVSHGRKVDKFWRPAAEIKGMIAATGLDSLIRCSVITTDPRLISAFVERWLRETSSFHLPVGEMTITLDDVSSLLHIPITGALHSFGPLAKNAIVYQKLMPTSSSRSSGTKSLLRMPLFIEN; encoded by the exons atggttagaacaCGAGGTCTACGTCGTGTGCTAGGCACAGGTAGAGCCAGAGACCTTAGTCAGGATGTGGCTGAGGATGTTCCTCGCCGTCGTAGGCCCACTGCCTCAGCACGTAGGCAACGGGTTACCCAGATGGCTGAGGATGTGGCTGAGGATGTTCCTCAGTTGGCTGAGGATGTCCCTGATGCCTCTGATGGTAGCCCAGAGAGGACAGGAGTTGTCGATGCTGCTGAGTCGGATGGAGTGGCTAGTGATGGGATAGCTGCTGATGATGAGGGGTTCCCCGGTGGGCCACGCGATCCATCTGTTTTGATAGGATTTGTTGATCATGTGGCACACAGCATATGGCGTGGACAG TTGGTCTCCCATGGTAGGAAAGTAGATAAATTTTGGAGACCGGCTGCTGAGATCAAAGGTATGATTGCGGCCACCGGATTGGATTCATTGATCAGGTGTTCTGTGATCACCACTGATCCTAGACTCATATCCGCCTTTGTTGAGAGGTGGCTTAGGGAGACGAGCAGCTTCCACCTCCCAGTAGGGGAGATGACGATCACTCTAGACGACGTTTCGTCGCTCCTGCACATCCCGATTACTGGAGCGCTGCATTCATTTGGGCCGCTGGCTAAGAATGCCAttgtttatcaaaaattaatGCCAACCTCGAGTTCACGATCGTCTGGGACAAAGTCTCTCCTAAGAATGCCATTGTTTATCGAAAATTAA